From Paenibacillus sp. FSL H8-0537:
TATTTACCATTGATCCTGAAAATGATCCTATCACAGCAATTGATTACGAGGTATTTTTCCATGCCGCCGGTCGCAAAGTGCTGGATACTAATATGGCGAATGCTGCGACCAGCCATGTACCAACACTTCCTTTGCAGGAAGGTTTGCATTATTGGAAGGCAAGAGCGTATGACAGTTATGTATGGGGTCCATACAGCAGCAATGGCTATCTCTTTGTGGATACGGTGCAGCCGGATGATGTGGAGGAGCATCTTGAAATTAAACCGACCTCGGTAACGGTTAATTTTAATGCTTTTAGCGATGCGGCCCCATCCTCAGGCCATGCGGCTCGGGTCTTTTATATGCAAAAGGTTAATACAGATGGCAGTGTGACAACGATTGACTTGAATGGCGATGGTTCAGCCGAATACAATATGGCTCTGCCGGCGGCTGCCCGTTCGCATCAAATAGCGGGATTAATTCCCGGACAAGCCTATCGATTGACGGTCATAGATACGGATGTAGCGGGCAATCCAGGGAAATATGCGTATATTTATTTTGTGACGAATCGTCCGCCAACGATTAATGTAGACTGGTCTCCGAAACCGATTTTTGAAGGGGACATGGTAACGTTCGAGGCGAATGCAGCTGATCCAGACAAAGATACGCTAGCTCTAAAGATGGAGCTTAAGTCGCCTTCCGGGCAAAAATATGCGTATGAATATACAGTTTCCTATCCTTATGGGAAGACAGGGCCGAGGCTCAAAATGGAGCAGACTGGCGCATGGCAGCTTAGCGTCACTGTAGATGATGGTCTAGCCGAACCGGTAACGATCTCCCAAACCGTACAAGTACAGCCGCTGAAAGTAGCGGGAATGGTCAATCATACGGACGATTGGAACAGCATTCGTAAATCCTATAATAAAAAGCAGAGCGGGGATGAAGAAGCTCCACGTGCATATAGCGTATTTTGGGCAGGAGAAAAGTTCATTTTGGTAGCGAATGCGACAGAAACGGGGACGGATACGAAGCCGGAGCGCGTAGAGGTTGTCATGAACAGATTTCAAACGAAGCTGGAGGTGAAAAATACGGCGGGCACATTATGGGCTGGCGAGCTATGGGATGCCTCCTTCGAAAAGCTTAACAAAGGAACATTAAGCTTCACATTTACAGCTTATTATAATAACGGAACGGTGAAGCAGGATGTCGTCCATGTATCGATTGACGGCACAGTTAATGAGGTTCTGGGCGTTCATCGCGTGCGATAGAGCCTGTTTATATAGTAAACAGTAAAACTGATGTCGATACTCGGCTGGCGTCAGTTTTACTGTTATTCGAGGCTGATATGTTTTTGCCATATGTGAGGTTAAGAAGAGGTGGATTCTATCAGACGCAAAAGCTCATTTGGCTGGTCAATTAAATAACTAGGCTTGCCGGATACCAGCAGTTCCTTAGGATCGAGTCCCCATGTGACTCCGACTACCTTAATGCCGCATTTATGGGAGGCTATGATATCCCGCAGCTCATCACCGACGTAGATTACATCCTCCCGTCGAAGCTTGTTTTCTTTCAAATAGCTTTGAATGGTCTTATGCTTGCCGAACAGACCGTTGGAGCTGCGTATTTCATGCAAGGTGTGAATACCGTGTGGCTGCAGGAAATCTGCGACGTTGTTTGCGGCGTTGGATGTAATTACGGATAGCTTTATGCCGCTTTGCAGCAAATGGCTCAATACCTCTTGCATTCCGTTACAAAATGGAATGGAGGCTACATGCTCGTTATATTTCCGTTTGAATTCCTTGCTGATTTTGCGAAACAGCATAAACCGATAAAAGGGGACGTCAAGCGCCTTGAATCGCTCCTGCAAAGTAAGCTTGCTCAGCTTTTTATATTCCTCTTCCGTTATAGGCTTAAAACGATATTGCACCGCCATTTCATTATAGATGGTCAAAATAGCGGCAGCAGAGTCGGCAATCGTGCCGTCAAAATCAAATATAATATGCTTGTACATACCAGCATCAGCTCCCTTGTTATGCCTATTTATACTATAAAGAGGCGACGATAACAACAAGTATGGTTGACTGCAAAAAAAGAGCAGCATCTGCGGGCAATCGGCAGCTGCTGCTTGCTAGTATGAATTAAGAGCGTTTAAAGATAAGAAAGCCATCTTCAACAGGAATCGTCTGTCCATTGATAGCCGAAGCCTCTTCGGAGAAGAGGAAAGCTACAACATCAGCAATCTGCTCCGGCTGAATGAGTTTTTTGCTCAGATGCTGCTCAGCAAGGAAGGTTTTGAAATCATCGCCGTCCTTGATGATCGGTGTATCAATAAAGCCCGGTGCTACTGCTGTTACGCGAATGCCGTCCTCAGCAAGCTCCAGTGCTGCCGATTTTGTCATCATAATGACCGCAGCCTTTGCAGCCTGATAAGCAAAGCTGCCTTTAGCAGCCATGTAACCGAAGATGGAAGCGGTATTGACAATAATACCTTTAACACCAAGCTCCTTCATTTTCTTGGAAGCATAGTAGATACCGAGATACACGCCAAATTGGTCTACGGAAATAACATGGTTGAAATATTCCGGTGTGTGATCCTCAAAGGAGCGAATATCCCCTACGCCAGCATTGTTGAAAATACCGTCAAGCGTCCCATGCGTTTGAACTGCTATGTCGATCATGTTTTTAACATCTTCGACACTGGAAACGTCGGCGCGGATCGCGGAAGCTTGTCCGCCGGCTTGCTTGATCAATTCCGCTGTTTCTTTAGCGGTTGCTTCATTGTAGTCGGAAGATACGACGATAGCGCCTTCGGCAGCAAGCTTTAAGGCAGTCGCACGTCCAATGCCGCTTCCCGCACCTGTAATAATGATGACTTTGTTTTCAAGCTTCATAGTGGATAGTCTCCTTTTCGGTTAGGTGTTTATCTAGTTGTTATTGTCCGACCATACCGCCATCGACCGTATAAAGAGATGCTGTAACGAATGATGCTTCATCCGACAGGAGGAAGTTCATTACCGCTGCCACTTCTTCCGGCTCGCCGTAACGACCCATAGGTGTTGCCGCTTCATTGGCTTTTTTGAAGGCCTCCGGATTGCCGAAGTTTTCTTCAATTTGACGCATCATGCGCGTATTGATTGTGCCTGGCAGAACGGCGTTGACACGAATGCCAAGCGGAGCAAGCTCATTAGCTGTAACGCGAGTTAAACCGATTACGGCATGCTTGGACAT
This genomic window contains:
- a CDS encoding SDR family NAD(P)-dependent oxidoreductase, yielding MKLENKVIIITGAGSGIGRATALKLAAEGAIVVSSDYNEATAKETAELIKQAGGQASAIRADVSSVEDVKNMIDIAVQTHGTLDGIFNNAGVGDIRSFEDHTPEYFNHVISVDQFGVYLGIYYASKKMKELGVKGIIVNTASIFGYMAAKGSFAYQAAKAAVIMMTKSAALELAEDGIRVTAVAPGFIDTPIIKDGDDFKTFLAEQHLSKKLIQPEQIADVVAFLFSEEASAINGQTIPVEDGFLIFKRS
- a CDS encoding HAD hydrolase-like protein, which encodes MYKHIIFDFDGTIADSAAAILTIYNEMAVQYRFKPITEEEYKKLSKLTLQERFKALDVPFYRFMLFRKISKEFKRKYNEHVASIPFCNGMQEVLSHLLQSGIKLSVITSNAANNVADFLQPHGIHTLHEIRSSNGLFGKHKTIQSYLKENKLRREDVIYVGDELRDIIASHKCGIKVVGVTWGLDPKELLVSGKPSYLIDQPNELLRLIESTSS